CATCAACACTGTCAGAGAGAGTTATTTCCCCTAAGCACTGAAGAGGGGTATATAATGGAACCATTCCATCTATGGTATTTGGCGGATGGtttttatccagagtgacaTACAGGCATGTTTGAGTGTTTATTTGAAAAGCATATCTTTATGGTACTGCTGATTAGCCTGAGTGTAAAGATACTATCACTCTAAAGCATTGCCAAATTCTGTGCTGACgcataagtaaataagtaatcCATCTTTTTATGTTACGGCAAAACACTACAGGTGAATTTGataattttgtttaaagcaataaaaaggAATTTTATTAACTTTTGAGATGTATATCATCATAACACACAATTACACTCaccttccactttattaggaacacctgtacaactgcacattcatgcagttatctaatcagccaattatgtggcagcagtgactgagtttgatcgtggcatggttgttggtaccagaagggatgttttgagtatttcagaaactgctgatctccttggatttacccacaccagcccatctgtcaccaacatccatgccatgatcaaagtcacagaaatcacagcttttcttcattctgatgtttgatgtgaacattacctgaagctcttgacctgcatgatttttatgcattgcgctgattagacaactgcatgaatgtgcaattgtacaggtgttcctaataaagtggatagtgAGTGTATGTTACTTTGTGATTGTGCCAAGTTTGCAGTTTGTTATAGATACAATTTTCCAGAAATCGGAAAAATGACTGACGTCACAGTTGTCATTTCTATCTGAAGTGTCTTGCCTTAAGTgcatgattatttttcaatctGAGTGCTTCTAGGTTTTTAAGAGATTGGACTTCAGTGCATTCATTCCACCACCCGTGTGCCAGTACAGAACGATGGTCTTTAAAATCCAGACACAAAACACGAGAGTGGATGTATGCAGAGGTCATCGTTCTTAGATGCTGTGCTCTCCATGCAGCGCCTGATGTTATTTTCTTCCTTGTTTCTTCATGTTTCACACTACAGGAGACTGTGGATACGGAATTTGAGCTGTACCATGACTATACATACACGCAGGTAGGCCTGCACGACATCCTCCGAAGCTGGAGAGTAGATCTGGATGAATACAGCAGGGAACCAGGACGCTACCGGTACTCGTGCTTTCTCCTTAACTCTTTCCTGTGTGAACCTGAAGAATGAccttttaatttgttttgtttcttcaaggtaaattataatttatgtcTTTCCCCAAACAGTTTTATGGTGACAGAGTCATATGACTATGAGGAAATTGAAAAAACCATGATGTACTATGGAACCCATTTTGCTAAAGAGGCCGATTTCGCCTTTAACTTTTATCTGCTGGACCTCCCGGATGGCCTGTCTGGATTGAGAGCAAAGGAACTGGTTGATCTCTGGATGTCAAATATGCCCAAGGGGAAATGGCCAAACTGGGTGGTGAGTCGCCTGCTCTGTTTTTCAAACCACACAGACttgatgtttttgttaaaatgttttaatgctgAACAGTAATACTTGATGCATTAATTTGCTTGTAAAATGTCTGTGCAGGTGGGGAATCATGACAAGCCACGCATGAGCTCCAGGACTGGTCAGGAATATGTTCGAGTTGTCAACCTGCTGCTGTTAACACTACCTGGAACCCCCACCACATACTATGGAGAGGAGATTGGCATGGAGAATGTTAACGTTTCTGTTATCCAGGATCCTTTTGGAATACACGACCCAGTAAGTGAGAAGGCACTTTATATGGAGCATTTTCCCCCATATCAAAACAGTTTTAAACACACAATTATCCTTGTCTAGAATAACAGTCGGGATCCTCAGAGGACACCCATGCAGTGGAACAACGGTCTCAATGCCGGCTTTAGTGATAGCAAGAATGGTACCTGGTTGGACATAGGTCCAAACTTCCACACCATCAATGTAGAGGTATGTGTTGCCAAATCTCACAATGATTAGCTTTATCATCTTTGTTTTAGTGCAGTCGTAGGTGCATATGGCATCATGGCCCCTTTTCCAGACATAAGCAGGCGTGACAGTGGACTATAcagcatggggaaaaaaagaatgttaaCTTTCTATTCTCCAAAGTGCCACCACTCACTCAGTACTCATTCATGTTATGCATTGCTATAGAGAGAAAAATATCACCGATGTATTCATATTGATGGGGAAAGCTAattatgttacattatattttaattatatcattatatttttataaatccaTCATTATCCACAATATGGTTGGTAAATGTACATTGAAAAAGGCCCCAAAACATCACCTAATATCTGCTTCACAAGCAAAAAGAGGAAATGGAAGAGGTGTAATAGAGGCTTGattataaaactgaaaatatttctgGCCATATTTTCCAACAATAagatatataactatatataacttTCTATTTCATATACAGTAATGTAGCACAGGTCGGCACAGTGTAGCAtcaccacctcacagctccaaggtcctCGGTTTAATCTTGAGCTcggtttactgtctgtgtcgagtttctgtgcatgttctccctgtgttcgagtgggtttcctcagggtttaAACAaaattgccccaaggtgtgCAATCAGGGTATATTTGCACcttgcagtcagtgttccaggcATAGGCTCCAtcaccctgatcaggataaagcggttaataaagatcaatgaatgaataatgcagCACAGGCTGTTTTCTATTTCAGTATCTTAATGTTACACCTTACTCTTCTCTTGTtgaatttaaacatttgaagGGCATTAaattatgtctgtgtgtgtgcaggctcAGACGGGTGACCCTACCTCAGTGCTGGAGCAGTACCGCACTCTGGCTCTGCTCCGAGAAAAGGAGATGGCATTGAATCGAGGCTGGCTCTGCTACGTCTGGGCAGATGAAAACGTGTTTGCCTTTTTGCGTGAGCTAGATGGACTGAACCAGGCTTTTCTGGTACTCCTGAACTTTGGTGAAGATACAGAAACAGACCTCTCAGCTGTTAGTGAGCTGCCAGATCATCTCACCGTTCACTTCAGTACACAATCTGAGACTGAGAGCAGCTTCTCCAAATCCAAAATCAGAACCTCGAAGGGCCAGGGACTGCTGCTGAAGTACTCCACCAGTAAGCGCTTTCACCTCAACCATGAGTCTGAGTGTTACGTCTCTGAGAAGGCATGCTTCCTAAGTGCCCTTAATATTTTGTACCAGTGCTGAGAAtgtgatatgaataaaagcatggAGATGCAGTGCCAAGCACCCCTGCCAAGCTCAatcactgtctgtctcatttGTATTTTCCTAAAGAAatgttttacatgtttaaaaaaaaacacacacacacacacacacacacacatatgttcaCTATACTATAAATGGATTTGTTAAAATAATTCACATACTTTATTCACAATTATATTAGCTCACAGTTCAGGATAATATCAGAGTCTTCCTCATGattaatttcctctttttttctatctGGATCCATGGACGCTCAGTCCCAGCGTTGTATAGAGGAAAGCTAACTGTCGAGCAATCTGCAAGACAAATGAAGAGCACACAAGCTCAGGATGAATGAATCAGGATATCATTTTCTGAAATAGATTagccacattaaaaaaatgtgaacattGATTTCTGGCATGATTCTGTAACCCAATAAAACTGTAATTCAGTTTATTAGTTCAGTAAAAGTGTTTTACAGCTAAACAGCTCAAAGGCTTTGTTAATTAATGCTTAACACATGGCCATGACAGACAGAATTCTCACTGGGCCAAGTGATAATGAGTTAATGAGTTACAGAAACTTTGTGTGGCTTTATTggaacactatactactgaTAAATGAAACAGCAACAGAAGCGTACAGTGCCTGGCTCAAGTATTCACCCCTCCTTGAGTTATCCACATTTTGCAAATGTTACAACctagaactgaaatggacttaattgtgataatacagtatgtcatgaatctacacacaATAGCCCGTAATACTGAAGCGGGGGGGATCAATATATGGGATCAATatattttgcaaattatttataaataaaaatatagaaaagtttgtgtaagtattcacccccattgctgtgaaacacCTAGATGAGCTCTGGTGTAACTAGCTGCCATCGGAAGTCACATAGATAAATGGAGTTCACctatgtgcaattaaagtgtcacatgatctcaatataaatacacctttTCCTGGAAAGCCCCAGAGATTGTTaaagaacatacctaaacaaatggttcaacaaaacaaatgtaaagTATTCTGCTTGGTTacaaaaaatatcccaaacctTGAGCATTCCACAGAGTAccattaaatctattattaataaatagagGTCATCCAGTAAAAAAGTCAGTGATTGGGTAAGCAAAGCACTAGTCAGAGAAGTAACTAAGAAGCCAAGGGTAGCTCTGAAGGAGCTCGAGAAATCCACATCTCAGATGAGAGAAGCTGGTCATAGGACAACCATAGCTTAGACACTCCACAAAGCTAAGCTTTAAGAAGGAGTAGTGAGAAGaaatcattaatgaaaaaaatgccatattcaattcaattcaattcaattttatttgtatagcgcttttaacaatggacattgtcacaaagcagctttacagaaataaatggattcacaaaaatatattgtaaatatttaaatttatcactgtgaatttatccctaataagcaagccagtggcgacggtggcaaggaaaaactccccgagatgatatgaggaagaaaccttgagaggaaccaggctcaaaagggaacccatcctcatctgggtgcaacggatagtgcaattataaataaatcccttctattgtgtactatatggacaaatagtgcaattgtgcaaccaataaattcatcacagtatttgcaagaggtccggctggttaaaatctatccactgtccactgatggagtcctgagtacgaagctgctcgtggcaactgcagccccaaagccactacagcaatcgcagtcccaagccattacagtacagctccccatatgtgatccccaagccatctccacagcccccaggtggcaccatccccagcaatccaaacagttcttcaggcagtccatatggggccgcccccagcagcagcgagcaaactcaaccgatgagaactccaaccagaagtagggcatcaggatgggtcaggcagcgaggaggagcagaaggggtcaggatcactggcatcactggcatctcagaagtagcatgtgtagctcgacagagagtgagggagagagagagatggagagaaaggaagagattgttaggtgagcttttgtcctctaatggttaagcacgatgtactttgcatgcagagtgcaagcagggactccggcaagactagctatgacagcataactgaaagggagagccagaagctaacacagacatgagggcaccctgggacataaggcagccagccactccaccgtcgacaaacctgagtgaacgtgtgagagtgggggggcgacagcatccaaacatcccatttcaccacaacactctatgcctgtgaaaccctccagacctgcccctgtacctaagaaaactattcacaaaaggcttgactaaacaaatatgttttcagcctagacttaaacactgagactgtgtctgagccccgaacactaagtggaaggctgttccataactgtggggctttgtatgagaaagctctacccccagctgtagcccgcattattcgaggtaccaacaaatagcctgcatcttttgatctgagtaggcgtgacggatcataaaagaccaaaagttcgctcaggtactgtggcgcgagaccatttagtgctttataggtcaatagtagtattttataatcaatacgaaatttgattgggagccaatgcagtgtggataagataggggtgatgtggtcatatcttctggttctagtaaggactctcgctgctgcattctggactaactggagcttgtttatgcatctactggaacatccagacagtaaggcattacaataatccaacctagaggtaacaaaagcatgaactaatttttctgcatcgtgtagtgacaatatatttcttattttagcaatatttctgagatgaaagaaagcaatcctagttatattatctacatgagcttcaaaagaaagactagagtcgataatcacaccaaggtcttttactgctgcacatgatgaaacagaaaggtcatccagagttattatgtaatcagaaagcttacttctagctgcatgtggtcctagtacaagtacttctgtcttgtcagaattaagtaagagaaagttaataagcatccagtttctaatgtcttttacacattcctcaactttattaagctggtgtctgtcatctggctttgctgaaacatacaactgtgtgtcatcagcgtaacagtggaagctaataccatgcttacgaataattttgcccagaggtagcatatataaagaaaagagcagtgggcctaaaacagagccttgcggaacaccaaactttaccttagcatgagaagagaagtcaccatttacgtttacaaactgataacgatcagtcaaataagacctgagccaggaaagggctaaTGCCATATGAGACTTTGGTGTGATGAGACCATGCTGACTTTGGCCTAAGGTGGTATGTTTGGTGGAAACTGTGCATCACCTTGAGAACACCATcctcacagtgaagcatggtggtggtagctgTACATTGTGGCAgcacttttcatcagcagggactgggaaactggtcagggtaGAAgccatgagaaaaaaaaaaaaacagctaatcctagaagaaaacctgttcctTTCTGTCCCTTTCTTGAGACTGGTGCAAAGGTTCACATTCCAACAGGTCAACATGAAGCATATTGAGAAATACGCGAGCTACAAAATATTGAGAGCTACATATGTAGCTAACAAGTCTTGGCTTtttggtttaattaaaaaatatttgaaccttcaaatgttagacatatagtgtacattaaaTGGTAAATGAAGTCAATTTCAAATCCATGTTGTAACATTAGAAATTGTAGTTCAATGGAGGTGACTGTATGCAAGTTAAAGTGGTTAAAGAAACACCTGCTTATAACTGATTTCGAATCAATgattgaaaaaagagaaaaacacatgTTTGAATTCTACGTGCTGCAAACGACTTGGAGATTATAGAATAACTGGTGTGGCATTGGAAAGACAAGAAATTAATGAATACTGCACCTCACGCATGGACTGGTCATAATCCTCTGGACCAAAGTGATCTCCACCTGGCTGAAGATCCAGAATAATGGCTGGGACATGTCCTGATTGAAGAACAATTTGAAGATTATGCTGTCACATGAAGTTATACTGTGACAAGTCTGTACCAACTGATGGGCAACAGTATATGTTCACATTAAATGCTATTAATGTAAAGCCTGGCTTTGTGATCAAACTGCCAAGCTTTCAGTTTTTCAAAAGAGAAACCTCACTGTTATAAAGGATAAGACAGTAACCGAATGCACAAGCATGAGCAGGCTGTGATCCTCTCAGGTGTTTGTAAGTGGGGGCGAGTCACAGTAGCCTCTTTATCTCTGGCTCACAGGCACACAGTGTCTCACCTGGGCATCCGGCCCACAGCACGAGCTTAACATCACCACATGCCAAACTCCTCAAAGGTAACACAAGGAGGGTCAAGTATACAAGTCTATTCATgccaaaattaaatatataactaaatatagaacattatgaaataaatgagcatatgaataaacactgaaattgtGGAATAACTCAATAATTCACTTTATACTACAGTGTCGCTGAATATAAATGGTTCGAAGGTGCTGATAAATTGTCtcaggtgtatattaatgcactcgctatctaatacattatcttttcttttctgtgtagCAAATCATTCACAGGCTCGTATGGTGgatactccacataatctaaggctaaaaataaatggataaaaaatgcgTTTTTATtcagcaaagaaaaatgtatgattgttgatatggtgacgctttctgtaaggagacatttatttaacatttatggagggagtctccagtgtcatcacGTTGCGTCTTCAATGTCATCACGTGCATCTTCACGACAGAGGACAttgcgctttgtggtttctcggcaACAATCAACATCACGAAAGAAAACAGGATAGGCTAGTGAGAGAATGACTGGTTATATATCTGCCattatgtaagtgataacaggaaccaacttgtctcACAaaagttccacaacataaaatgcaactattaacagttaaaaagtatgatgtgttatttattaataaataaaattttttaatcactgtcaaattactgtggtgtaagaggaataacacactgttggaatgtgctgttataggaaaataatccacttcgggcCATATCTATCACACCATCTGgtcattgatttattttcctataatagcacacccTATTGTGTTTTACTTCTTACTTAAAACGTACAGTcagctccaaaattattggcacccttggtaatgatgggtttaaaaaaaaaaaaggcttgaaaaaaatgtctatCGTTTATTAGCTTAAGCTCACATTGAAAATGTGAGATAATTTTATAACACcctatttataaatttaattaaggGATAAATAGAATTGTATAATAAACAAGTGTACGTTTGTTCTGCCAGCACATTTCAAACTGAAAAAAGTTACCAAAGACTTGCAGCccatttatatataatacattttaactCACTCTTGTTACTAAAAGGTTTTACTAAACATTTACTAAACAAATGGTTActaaacatttgcatttattaccAGGAATGCTTTGTGAATGAGCAGCCAAGACACAGTGTTATCTCCGGTAATTATCTGTGGTTAGTCACTATGACAGGGACAGAGCTGCTCTctctataataatattattatacatcatGTCTTTGTGATGAACTCAGGGTTATATGACTGCAATGTCTTGTCCACTGGCCAGGTGAAGCCATGTAGACAACCTAATCTAAAAGAGCTAGGCTCTCTCCCATAGTTCCTGGCATATCCAGGAGTGTGCTCTTTAATGCTGAGAGGCCATTGAGAAACTTGCAGGTTGTCACTTTATATCCAATTCTGAAGTACAGTGATGTTTGAACATCACACAGCTAATCCTGAAAACTCCTCCGTCTGCTGTCTGTTATCAGCAGCGTCGCTGTGGGTGTCTTTGCCTATCAGCCTGCCTCTCTTTGGTCTGTTTTCCACAAGCCTCCTCCTGACCTTGGCCCAGCCCGGTGTATTGTTCCTGATCTGATATGCTATCTTTCGAACATGCTAATCGCTCCAGCTGCTGGCGTGTGTGATCAGCATTTTATCTCCCAAAGAAGGGAGCAAGAGATTAGAGGGAGACTTTCTTTTAGCAttcatctgtgtgtgcgcgtgtgcatgtTAATTAACCAGACACAGAGAAGGAAAGGGATTTGCACTCGAAGGGATTGGGATGTGCTGACACCGTATCTCACACAGAATGCTCACACACAAGGTGACCTCTGCGTGATAGAACAGGCTTCTAACAAATCACCTGTTTTCAGATGAGAGACTTACTCTCCTGAGACAGCAGCAGAGCTTGTGCTAATCCTAGTGGCTGATTTGAGAGCTGGCCTTTCAGACAATGACCTCTACATTTAGTTACATCATACTCCACTCATTCTATTCTTCTTGCTATCCTTTCAACAACATAGACGCAGTTTTTTGGTTTACTCTTGACAGTTCTTGACACATGCTGTGAGATAATCTACTAGCATACTTGTCACGGCATGTGCATGGTCTATGAAGGACATTCAAGTCATGTGAAGCAGTAGCGAGTCAAGACGACTAGACAGGCTTTATCTGCACTTAAATGGTTAAAGGTATAGTCTGCAATTTTAGCTAAAGCTAGCTGTTTCGAAactcaaatacaaacaaataaagcctCTACTTTCCGTGTTCTCTCCAAAACCaaacatgtacacatacactGTTTAGGCCACAACACCCAATGCTAGTGCAAGAGGGGAGCAGTGACAGCCACTGAGATTGAgaagatattttattgacagctgcTGAAATGTAATGCTGCATCAGACTAGAGGTCGTTCCCGACCTCCTACCaggaaaaaccaaaggaaaATGCCCCCTCAACTCCTACTCAGGGAACTTGGGATGGTCTTCTCAACTCTGTTGCGTTCCTAAGTTGAACGCAGTATATGAAAAACTTCATTAAATATCACGAGAAGTGTTTGTAAAATCACTGAGCTGGCCTTTAATAAAGCCGTTCAATTAGTATTAACTAATTACAATGACTATTTCTAttagctgacttcattttaaataaaatccctCAAGTGGTAATAATTAATTCCAATTAATATTTCTAGCTCTAATGAAGCGGATAATAGTGCGAATCAGAAATAGCACCACCATTTCCAGAGAAAGTGTAGACTAACCCTTAATACTGAGGTTGCTGGTATGGGTCTGGATGGCCTTCTTGAGTTTTTCCACGTACTTTAACACACCCGCCAAAG
This sequence is a window from Pangasianodon hypophthalmus isolate fPanHyp1 chromosome 3, fPanHyp1.pri, whole genome shotgun sequence. Protein-coding genes within it:
- the slc3a1 gene encoding neutral and basic amino acid transport protein rBAT, whose protein sequence is MSLTRDDKNSSVELKEYMDNSAFQGDEDVTSPVTSPGPEQRVSVSAEESAYTQIKPYAGMPKEVLLLYSRQARYRIPREILFWLTVACTLALIALTITLIALSPSCLSWWQTTPVYQIYPRSFKDSDGDGVGDLKGIREKLSHIQYLNIKAIWISPFYKSPMKDFGYDVEDFRNVDPLFGTMADFDELLSSMHSMGLKLIMDYIPNHTSDKHIWFQLSRNRTEYYSDFYIWVNCTEGKPPNNWLSVFGNSSWTYDSVRGQCYFHQFLKEQPDLNFRNPNVVKEMTDIIHFWLKKGVDGFRMDAVKHMLEATHLRNEPQVDPEQPPETVDTEFELYHDYTYTQVGLHDILRSWRVDLDEYSREPGRYRFMVTESYDYEEIEKTMMYYGTHFAKEADFAFNFYLLDLPDGLSGLRAKELVDLWMSNMPKGKWPNWVVGNHDKPRMSSRTGQEYVRVVNLLLLTLPGTPTTYYGEEIGMENVNVSVIQDPFGIHDPNNSRDPQRTPMQWNNGLNAGFSDSKNGTWLDIGPNFHTINVEAQTGDPTSVLEQYRTLALLREKEMALNRGWLCYVWADENVFAFLRELDGLNQAFLVLLNFGEDTETDLSAVSELPDHLTVHFSTQSETESSFSKSKIRTSKGQGLLLKYSTSKRFHLNHESECYVSEKACFLSALNILYQC